From Sphingomonas bisphenolicum, one genomic window encodes:
- a CDS encoding IS5 family transposase (programmed frameshift), protein MDRFVLTDAQWAQMEPHCLGKITDPGRSGRNNRLFVEAVLWIVRTGSPWRDLPAMFGNWSTAFRRFRDWREADVFKRIFDALSDEPDMEYAMIDATIVKVHRHGQGAKGGPQSQAIGRSKGGMTTKILALTDALGNLVRFRLMPGHRFDTVGVAPLIDGIKFGALLADKAFDSNDIVADLNERGAKIVISQHPRRARPIPLDAEMYKWRHLIENFFCKLKEFKRIAMRACKTDRSFEAMIHLAAAVINSR, encoded by the exons ATGGATCGCTTTGTACTGACGGACGCCCAATGGGCGCAGATGGAACCGCACTGTCTGGGCAAGATCACCGACCCCGGACGCAGCGGCAGAAACAACCGGCTGTTCGTGGAGGCAGTGCTGTGGATTGTCCGCACTGGAAGTCCATGGCGCGACCTACCGGCGATGTTCGGCAATTGGAGCACGGCATTCCGCCGATTTCGCGATTGGCGGGAAGCCGATGTTTTCAAGCGGATTTTCGATGCTCTGTCGGATGAACCCGACATGGAATACGCCATGATCGATGCCACCATCGTCAAGGTTCACCGGCACGGCCAGGGCGCAAAAGGGGGAC CTCAGAGCCAGGCCATTGGTCGTTCCAAAGGAGGCATGACGACCAAGATCCTGGCTTTGACCGATGCGCTGGGCAACCTTGTCCGCTTCCGCTTGATGCCCGGCCACCGCTTCGACACGGTTGGCGTTGCTCCACTCATCGACGGCATCAAGTTCGGCGCACTGCTCGCTGACAAGGCTTTCGACAGCAACGATATCGTCGCCGATCTCAACGAGCGGGGTGCAAAAATCGTCATCTCGCAGCACCCGCGACGCGCCAGACCCATCCCGCTCGACGCCGAAATGTACAAGTGGCGCCACCTCATCGAAAACTTCTTCTGCAAACTCAAGGAATTCAAGCGTATCGCCATGCGCGCCTGCAAAACCGATCGCAGCTTCGAGGCCATGATCCACCTCGCTGCAGCCGTCATCAATTCCCGGTGA
- a CDS encoding IS481 family transposase codes for MGQVRHGSATMTHAVRAAIQRSQASLATLSRELGINPKTVAKWRKRATVEDLKTGPKAPHSTILSEAEEAMVVAFRRHTLLPLDDCLYALQPTIPHLTRSALHRCLQRHGISRLPDIEGDKPKRQRFKRYPIGFFHMDIAEVQTAEGKLYLFVGIDRTSKFAVTQLADKADRRTAWGFLEHLLEAVPYRIHTILTDNGIQFADQPRNRNTAFSRQMRFDMICEANDIEHRLTKPNHPWTNGQVERMNRTIKEATVKRFHYESHEQLRTHLADFMAAYNFARRLKTLSGLTPYEYITKTWTSEPDRFIVNPIHQMPGLNN; via the coding sequence ATGGGGCAAGTACGTCACGGGAGCGCCACGATGACGCACGCCGTCCGAGCAGCAATACAGCGATCGCAAGCTTCGCTCGCGACGCTGAGCCGGGAACTGGGGATCAACCCCAAGACTGTGGCGAAGTGGCGCAAGCGGGCAACCGTCGAGGATTTGAAGACCGGGCCGAAGGCCCCTCATTCCACCATTTTGTCCGAAGCCGAGGAGGCGATGGTTGTCGCGTTCCGGCGACACACACTGCTGCCCCTGGACGACTGCCTCTACGCCTTGCAGCCGACGATACCGCATCTAACGCGGTCGGCCCTACACCGTTGCCTCCAGCGGCATGGCATCTCTCGTCTGCCAGACATCGAAGGTGACAAGCCCAAGCGTCAACGCTTCAAACGCTATCCGATCGGCTTCTTCCACATGGACATCGCCGAGGTGCAGACTGCCGAAGGCAAGCTCTACCTGTTCGTCGGCATCGACCGCACCAGCAAGTTTGCTGTCACCCAACTCGCCGACAAAGCTGATCGGCGAACGGCGTGGGGGTTTCTCGAACACCTGCTGGAAGCCGTTCCCTATCGTATTCACACGATCCTGACGGATAATGGCATCCAGTTCGCTGACCAGCCGCGCAACCGCAACACAGCGTTCTCGCGTCAGATGCGCTTCGACATGATCTGCGAAGCCAACGACATCGAGCATCGGCTCACCAAGCCAAACCATCCATGGACCAACGGCCAGGTCGAGCGGATGAATCGCACCATCAAGGAGGCGACCGTCAAACGCTTCCACTACGAAAGCCACGAGCAATTGCGCACGCACCTTGCAGACTTCATGGCCGCCTATAACTTCGCGCGGCGGCTCAAGACGCTCAGCGGCCTCACACCATACGAATACATCACAAAAACCTGGACTTCAGAGCCAGACCGATTCATCGTTAATCCGATCCACCAGATGCCGGGACTGAACAACTAG
- a CDS encoding GPW/gp25 family protein, with protein sequence MSAMHRSSVIVIDGDGDIRQSVSDILSTEIGTLVGRRDYGSLVPTLIDKPMTGPNILPLFAAVLALACWED encoded by the coding sequence ATGAGCGCGATGCACCGCAGCAGCGTCATCGTGATCGACGGCGACGGAGATATCCGCCAGTCGGTCAGCGACATCCTCTCGACCGAGATCGGCACGCTGGTCGGCCGCCGCGACTATGGCTCGCTCGTCCCCACCCTGATCGACAAGCCCATGACCGGGCCGAACATCCTGCCCCTGTTCGCCGCCGTCCTGGCGCTCGCCTGCTGGGAGGATTGA
- the tnpB gene encoding IS66 family insertion sequence element accessory protein TnpB (TnpB, as the term is used for proteins encoded by IS66 family insertion elements, is considered an accessory protein, since TnpC, encoded by a neighboring gene, is a DDE family transposase.), giving the protein MVATRPVDFRKGPDALAALVSADHGGDAFSGVIYVFRAKRADRVKLIWWDGMVAPIARA; this is encoded by the coding sequence ATGGTAGCGACGCGCCCGGTGGATTTTCGCAAAGGGCCGGACGCCTTGGCCGCGTTGGTGAGCGCCGATCATGGCGGCGATGCATTTTCCGGCGTGATTTACGTTTTCCGGGCCAAGCGTGCCGATCGGGTCAAGCTGATCTGGTGGGACGGGATGGTCGCGCCGATCGCGCGGGCATAA
- a CDS encoding IS5 family transposase, translating into MWTDTTRALHARRGLILPSDLTNAEWLVLEPLLPSASHVGRPRKWPMRRIVEAMLYLLRGGLPWRMLPPCFPPVSTVRRWFYLWRDNGLWLTMNHVLLMASREMTGREASPSAGVIDSQSIKTTQSGGPCGYDAGKKVKGRKRHILTDTEGNLVHAVIHTADIQDRDGAPMVLREIIGRFPWLRHVFADGGYAGDKLRGALRQMGKWTVEIIKRSDTAKGFEVLPRRWVVERTLAWLNRNRRLARDFEQTIASATAWLFIASIQLFTRRIARASNHAG; encoded by the coding sequence ATGTGGACCGATACCACTCGCGCGCTTCATGCGCGACGCGGGCTGATTTTGCCAAGTGATTTGACGAATGCCGAGTGGTTGGTGCTGGAACCGCTGCTGCCATCAGCCTCGCATGTGGGGCGGCCCCGCAAATGGCCGATGCGCCGGATTGTCGAAGCGATGCTTTACCTGCTGCGTGGTGGCTTGCCATGGCGGATGCTGCCCCCATGCTTTCCGCCGGTCTCGACGGTGCGACGCTGGTTTTACCTCTGGCGCGACAACGGCCTGTGGCTGACGATGAACCATGTGCTGCTCATGGCTTCGCGCGAGATGACAGGCCGCGAGGCCTCTCCGTCGGCGGGTGTGATCGACAGCCAGAGCATCAAAACCACGCAAAGTGGTGGTCCTTGTGGCTATGACGCTGGCAAGAAGGTGAAAGGCCGCAAGCGCCATATCCTGACCGACACCGAGGGAAACCTGGTGCATGCCGTGATCCACACCGCTGACATTCAGGACCGCGATGGTGCGCCGATGGTGCTGCGCGAAATCATCGGGCGCTTTCCGTGGCTGCGGCACGTCTTCGCCGATGGCGGCTATGCTGGCGACAAACTCAGGGGGGCTCTGCGGCAAATGGGGAAATGGACCGTCGAAATCATCAAGCGATCAGACACGGCCAAAGGCTTTGAGGTGCTGCCCCGCCGATGGGTTGTCGAACGCACGCTGGCATGGCTCAACCGGAACCGACGCCTCGCCAGGGACTTCGAGCAAACCATCGCATCGGCAACCGCGTGGCTCTTCATTGCATCCATTCAACTCTTCACCCGCCGCATCGCAAGGGCATCAAATCACGCCGGATAA
- a CDS encoding transposase, producing MSLHLLIRMEDAGALTMPCDDACTSNVQRFEVFTGAGRRRDWAPEVKAAIIAESYSKQETVCAVARRRCLSPSQLFTWRRQLRQQMEARGVALPVAPTMASAFVPAIIEERLLIKPAPAKRPRKQARAKGSAVELEVDRGGRVGLNSDRHWISGSSAGCLLALPIWGVI from the coding sequence GTGAGTCTGCACCTCCTGATCAGGATGGAGGACGCTGGTGCTTTGACGATGCCATGTGACGATGCTTGCACCAGTAACGTTCAGCGGTTCGAGGTTTTCACCGGAGCCGGCCGGCGGCGGGACTGGGCGCCCGAAGTGAAGGCCGCGATCATCGCAGAGAGCTATTCCAAGCAGGAGACGGTCTGCGCCGTTGCCCGTCGGCGCTGCCTTAGCCCATCGCAGCTGTTCACCTGGCGGCGGCAGCTGCGCCAGCAGATGGAGGCCCGCGGCGTTGCGCTGCCAGTTGCCCCCACGATGGCGTCCGCGTTCGTCCCCGCGATTATCGAGGAGCGGTTGTTGATCAAACCTGCTCCCGCGAAGCGCCCGCGGAAGCAGGCGCGTGCAAAGGGCAGCGCGGTCGAGCTGGAGGTCGACAGAGGTGGCCGGGTGGGTCTGAACAGCGATCGGCATTGGATAAGTGGATCATCTGCCGGTTGTTTGCTCGCACTGCCGATATGGGGCGTCATATAG
- a CDS encoding EAL domain-containing protein, with the protein MSRFIGAGDAGLAESQAARLLAKYEEKGKGWFWATHRDGSLSYLSAKISSTMATFGVYPANLSDLVDSDISLAEEASERSLSFYIASRIPFDGLVLKAKGDDDLWWSLTGGPYHDEAGRYCGFVGFAVDLTDQKNSEIKLLQLARFDSLTSLANRETMRQALENSLVSCAHRKQRCATMILDLDRFKLVNDTFGHLMGDQLLKAVSERLVNTVAGRGQVGRLGGDEFQLVFADICEEDILSTIAADIIYTLSQPYIIKTQLITIGTSIGIATSDYDHRSAIDLIRDADLALYAAKAAGKGTYRFFASEMHEQALLRQQIEEDMQRALERGEFHLAYQPVIDTQSNALVGFEALVRWTHSVRGVMSPAVFIPIAEESGLINELGEWVLRTACIEAAKWPSSVSVAVNISPVQFSSQALPTLVTSALAYAGLPADRLELEITEGALLNDTAKTRAAIATLKGLGVKIALDDFGTGYSSLGYLKTIPFDKIKIDQSFIKGATLRGSNNIPIIKAIVGLANDLGMITTAEGVETEDQLALVRELGCTLIQGYIYGRPMDAYSAMNRAQGNGSAASGHRNDRAERRRLIRAGQITARATSEAVRLRNISCTGAMVETSLPLQIGEVVSLEIGLLEPLDADVRWIKDGRAGLKFMEPIDIEEILLSKSKASFKAFVPEYLSKDSSDLYADKVRLDPRTLNRR; encoded by the coding sequence TTGAGCCGTTTCATCGGCGCTGGAGACGCCGGGCTGGCGGAAAGCCAGGCGGCGCGCTTGCTCGCCAAATATGAAGAAAAGGGCAAAGGGTGGTTCTGGGCGACGCATAGAGACGGCTCTCTTTCCTATCTCAGCGCGAAGATAAGTAGCACCATGGCAACTTTTGGCGTCTATCCGGCTAACCTGTCTGATCTGGTTGATAGCGACATCAGTCTCGCGGAGGAAGCGTCGGAGCGAAGCCTCAGCTTCTATATCGCATCTCGCATCCCGTTCGACGGGCTGGTCCTGAAGGCTAAGGGGGACGACGATCTTTGGTGGTCGCTCACCGGCGGACCCTATCATGACGAAGCTGGTCGATATTGTGGGTTTGTCGGCTTTGCGGTCGATCTCACCGATCAGAAGAATTCCGAAATCAAACTTCTGCAACTGGCCCGCTTCGATTCCCTCACCAGTCTTGCGAACCGGGAGACGATGCGGCAGGCGCTGGAAAATAGCCTCGTCTCGTGCGCTCATCGCAAACAACGATGTGCCACGATGATATTGGATCTCGACCGGTTCAAACTCGTCAACGACACATTCGGCCACCTCATGGGTGACCAATTGCTGAAGGCCGTTTCAGAGCGTTTGGTAAATACCGTCGCTGGAAGAGGGCAAGTCGGTCGTCTTGGCGGCGACGAGTTTCAGTTAGTATTTGCCGATATCTGCGAAGAAGATATTCTTTCGACTATCGCGGCAGATATCATTTACACCCTGTCCCAACCCTACATCATCAAAACACAGTTGATCACGATCGGCACCTCTATCGGGATTGCTACCTCAGATTACGACCACCGGTCTGCTATTGATTTGATCCGAGATGCAGACCTTGCTCTTTATGCCGCAAAAGCGGCGGGTAAAGGCACCTATCGGTTTTTTGCTTCGGAAATGCACGAGCAGGCGCTGCTGCGGCAGCAGATCGAAGAGGACATGCAAAGGGCTTTGGAAAGAGGCGAGTTTCATCTCGCTTATCAGCCTGTAATTGATACACAATCTAATGCTTTGGTGGGGTTCGAGGCGCTGGTTCGCTGGACCCACTCCGTGCGCGGGGTCATGTCTCCTGCGGTATTTATTCCGATCGCCGAAGAATCCGGCCTCATTAATGAGTTAGGCGAATGGGTATTGCGCACCGCTTGCATCGAAGCCGCGAAATGGCCCAGTTCGGTAAGCGTTGCTGTCAATATTTCTCCCGTTCAATTTTCAAGTCAGGCACTCCCGACATTGGTGACCAGCGCGCTGGCTTATGCAGGCTTGCCCGCAGACAGGCTGGAGCTTGAAATTACGGAAGGCGCATTACTCAACGACACCGCGAAAACGCGCGCTGCCATCGCGACCTTGAAAGGGCTAGGCGTCAAGATTGCGCTGGATGATTTTGGCACAGGCTATTCCAGCCTTGGGTACCTTAAGACGATCCCCTTTGACAAAATCAAGATTGATCAGTCTTTCATCAAGGGGGCAACCCTCCGGGGAAGCAACAATATTCCTATCATTAAGGCCATTGTCGGCCTGGCTAATGATCTTGGCATGATTACAACGGCAGAAGGGGTGGAAACCGAGGATCAGCTGGCCCTCGTCCGCGAACTGGGATGCACGCTAATCCAAGGCTATATATATGGTCGTCCGATGGACGCCTACTCTGCGATGAACCGCGCTCAAGGTAATGGCTCTGCCGCCAGCGGTCACCGCAATGATCGGGCCGAGCGCCGTCGCCTTATACGAGCGGGGCAAATAACGGCGCGTGCTACAAGCGAAGCAGTTCGGCTGCGTAATATCTCATGTACTGGGGCCATGGTGGAAACCAGCCTGCCATTGCAGATCGGCGAAGTGGTATCGCTAGAGATTGGTCTTTTAGAACCTCTCGATGCGGATGTACGCTGGATCAAAGATGGACGGGCTGGCTTAAAATTCATGGAGCCTATCGACATTGAGGAAATATTACTCTCCAAGTCCAAGGCCTCGTTTAAAGCGTTCGTTCCCGAATACCTCTCTAAAGACAGCAGTGACTTATATGCTGATAAGGTGCGGCTTGACCCAAGAACTCTAAATAGACGATAG
- a CDS encoding TadE/TadG family type IV pilus assembly protein yields the protein MNIAALFRRLARESKAVAVVEFGLALPLMTAIAFTGAELTNFVTTKMRISQLALHVADNAARIGTGTVLANKQITEAQINDLLTGANLQGGRLDLYGKGRVILSSIEPVANPNPTNRYRIRWQRCRGSKNWPSSYGRSGDSNLTGITVGGQTATAPDDGALMFVEIAYDYQPLIARLFIPQNQITAVAAMTVRDQRDYGGGSNGIYNNENVVPSTC from the coding sequence ATGAATATCGCTGCGCTCTTCAGGCGCCTCGCGCGTGAATCCAAGGCTGTTGCCGTAGTGGAGTTCGGCCTCGCCTTGCCGCTGATGACGGCTATCGCTTTTACCGGAGCGGAACTTACAAATTTCGTCACCACTAAGATGCGGATCAGCCAGCTTGCATTGCACGTGGCGGATAATGCGGCCCGCATCGGCACCGGCACTGTTCTCGCAAACAAGCAGATCACTGAGGCGCAGATCAACGATCTTCTGACCGGCGCAAACCTTCAGGGCGGCCGTCTTGATCTTTACGGCAAAGGCCGGGTCATCCTGAGCAGCATCGAACCCGTGGCCAATCCTAACCCGACCAACCGATATCGGATCAGGTGGCAACGGTGCCGCGGCAGCAAAAATTGGCCATCTTCCTATGGGCGGTCCGGCGATAGCAACCTGACCGGGATCACCGTGGGTGGGCAAACCGCAACTGCGCCTGATGATGGCGCGCTTATGTTCGTAGAGATAGCCTACGACTATCAGCCTCTTATAGCGCGTCTCTTCATTCCACAGAATCAAATCACCGCCGTCGCTGCCATGACCGTGCGCGATCAGAGAGATTATGGCGGTGGCTCAAACGGCATATACAACAACGAAAATGTCGTTCCATCGACATGCTGA
- a CDS encoding TadE/TadG family type IV pilus assembly protein has product MIALQGHGCRLIKEEAGATIVEFGLIATVFVTTLLGFMDLGHSLYVQSVLQGTVQKSARDATLESGKVDVQQQLLDAAVRERVQLLAANSTVTFTRRYFRDYTKAAQATAEAFQDINANGLCDNDEPFQDDNRNTVWDRDGGDNGQGGAKDDVVYTVTMTYPRLLPIAKLVGLSENVTVEARTVLENQPFGEQGAYGSPIVGHCA; this is encoded by the coding sequence ATGATCGCTCTTCAAGGCCATGGTTGCAGATTGATTAAAGAAGAGGCGGGCGCCACGATCGTCGAGTTCGGCCTGATTGCTACCGTATTCGTGACAACGTTGCTCGGCTTCATGGACCTTGGGCACAGCTTGTACGTGCAGTCCGTGTTGCAGGGCACTGTGCAGAAAAGCGCGCGGGACGCCACGCTTGAAAGCGGAAAAGTAGACGTTCAGCAGCAGCTTCTGGACGCGGCCGTGCGTGAACGGGTCCAGCTTCTGGCCGCTAATTCGACCGTTACCTTTACGCGTCGCTACTTCCGCGACTATACCAAGGCAGCACAGGCGACAGCCGAAGCGTTTCAGGACATTAATGCTAACGGGCTCTGCGACAATGATGAACCCTTCCAGGACGACAATCGCAACACGGTTTGGGATCGAGATGGGGGCGACAACGGGCAGGGCGGGGCCAAAGATGATGTGGTCTATACCGTGACGATGACCTATCCGCGTCTCTTGCCGATCGCGAAGCTGGTAGGACTTTCGGAGAATGTGACCGTTGAAGCCCGGACAGTGCTGGAAAACCAGCCGTTCGGAGAGCAAGGCGCATATGGAAGCCCGATTGTGGGGCATTGCGCATGA
- a CDS encoding pilus assembly protein yields MGFLKRLRENEAGNVLVMVAAGFIPLLGFIGGGVDMARIYLVKTRLQHACDAGALAGRKQMAGGAWNANGDKARTTAEGIFNINYVPGSYGSSTLSKNFIENQGKVTGTASVTIPMTIMVIFGQSTKTIAVTCDAEMRIPNTDVMFVLDTTGSMASINAGDSDTKINGLKKAVKCFYEALAKVDTSADCGSNPTGSRNNDVQLRFGFVPYSSNVNVGRLLRNDWMVDSALYQSRKAKMAGGVDVDGYKEGKAEVVSAEQIPYNMNWSAWENFGSASGTSCAGKIPADSTEMTGTESAPYNESVSGSGASRVVSWSTNQDGRYYNYQGVMVSGKCQLQRRYISGYLKRNYQRTDTTGFKEYEYDQLTFNVSGLKAGGSSWSTGITAPVGAFGQTATIGWDGCIEERQTYQNSDDDPTGEFSPIPAGALDMNIDLVPNGSDASKWRPLLPDLVWGRYDSAGNWTTAKVKTSSDLSRNYTYACPTSASKLKVYSSANAFESYVNTLYPNGNTYHDIGLLWGARLMSPTGLFESENAFTPTGGEIERHLVFMTDGDTVTSNQGYTAHGIGWWDRRQTRSNAGPSSNVLTSVVNERTKALCSAIKSKNITLWVISFGSGVSSGAQALLQSCASPNRFYVAANSATLISNFQQIADEISQLRLTK; encoded by the coding sequence ATGGGTTTTCTTAAACGCTTGCGCGAGAACGAAGCGGGCAACGTTCTCGTGATGGTCGCTGCTGGATTTATTCCCTTGCTGGGCTTTATTGGCGGGGGCGTCGATATGGCGCGCATATATCTCGTCAAAACGCGGCTTCAGCACGCCTGCGACGCGGGAGCGCTGGCGGGGCGCAAGCAGATGGCTGGCGGTGCTTGGAACGCTAATGGCGACAAGGCGCGCACCACGGCCGAAGGCATCTTCAACATCAACTACGTGCCAGGCTCCTACGGGTCGAGCACCCTGTCCAAAAACTTCATCGAAAATCAGGGCAAGGTGACGGGTACAGCTTCAGTCACCATCCCGATGACGATTATGGTGATATTCGGTCAATCCACCAAAACGATTGCGGTCACATGCGACGCGGAAATGCGTATACCCAACACGGATGTGATGTTCGTTCTCGACACGACGGGGTCGATGGCATCGATCAATGCAGGCGACAGCGACACCAAGATCAATGGCCTGAAAAAGGCGGTCAAATGCTTCTATGAAGCCTTGGCGAAGGTCGATACCTCCGCTGACTGTGGGAGTAATCCGACCGGCAGCCGCAACAATGACGTGCAATTGCGCTTCGGCTTCGTCCCTTATTCGTCGAACGTGAATGTCGGACGCCTGCTGCGCAACGACTGGATGGTCGATAGCGCGCTCTATCAGTCGCGCAAGGCGAAGATGGCGGGAGGGGTTGATGTAGACGGCTATAAGGAGGGCAAGGCTGAAGTCGTTTCTGCAGAACAAATCCCTTACAACATGAACTGGAGCGCTTGGGAGAATTTCGGAAGCGCCAGTGGTACGAGCTGCGCGGGAAAAATACCAGCCGATTCAACCGAAATGACCGGGACTGAAAGCGCGCCCTACAATGAAAGCGTAAGCGGGAGCGGTGCCAGCCGGGTGGTCAGCTGGTCCACCAATCAGGATGGCCGCTATTACAACTATCAAGGCGTGATGGTCAGCGGGAAGTGCCAGTTACAGCGGCGCTATATCAGCGGCTATTTGAAGCGAAATTATCAACGTACCGATACCACCGGCTTCAAGGAATATGAATATGATCAACTGACGTTCAACGTGTCCGGCCTAAAAGCTGGAGGAAGTAGCTGGAGCACCGGCATTACAGCGCCTGTTGGCGCATTCGGCCAGACTGCTACGATCGGTTGGGACGGCTGCATCGAGGAACGCCAGACATATCAGAACAGCGATGACGATCCGACCGGCGAGTTCAGCCCGATCCCCGCCGGCGCCCTCGATATGAACATTGATCTTGTCCCTAATGGGTCGGATGCCAGCAAATGGCGTCCGCTCCTGCCGGATCTTGTATGGGGCCGCTATGATAGCGCCGGCAATTGGACGACTGCAAAGGTCAAGACGAGTTCGGACCTTAGTCGAAACTACACCTACGCCTGTCCCACGTCGGCATCGAAGCTCAAGGTCTATTCCTCCGCTAACGCGTTCGAATCCTACGTGAACACGCTATACCCGAACGGCAACACCTACCATGATATTGGCCTACTTTGGGGGGCGCGGCTTATGTCCCCGACCGGTCTGTTCGAATCGGAAAATGCGTTCACACCCACCGGCGGTGAGATCGAACGCCATCTGGTATTTATGACCGACGGCGACACGGTTACGAGTAATCAAGGCTATACCGCCCATGGAATTGGCTGGTGGGACAGGCGACAGACGCGTAGCAATGCAGGGCCGAGTTCCAATGTCCTCACCTCTGTTGTCAACGAACGCACCAAGGCTCTGTGCTCGGCTATCAAATCGAAGAATATCACCTTGTGGGTAATCTCCTTCGGGTCGGGTGTCAGTTCCGGGGCACAGGCGTTGCTTCAGTCCTGTGCGTCGCCAAACCGTTTCTATGTAGCTGCTAACAGCGCCACGCTAATTTCCAACTTTCAGCAGATTGCGGATGAAATATCTCAGTTGAGGCTGACGAAATGA
- a CDS encoding HEPN domain-containing protein, with protein MKTDLSHLPHAKQRELGHIVQFLFEEFADAIVMAEGKRKAGRILKIILFGSHARGDWVNEPHTAKGYVSDYDLLVIVNQQELADLDLWHNAEERLIRETQVTKVLRTPANFIVHSLKQVNDALAQGRFFFMDIARDGIALYQSSETELHQPKPQDPMEALEMAQEYFETWFSSAMQRYELGKHAVQREFFKPAAFEFHQAVESLYHCVLLVLTFYTPHRHNIAFLRSLADKLDSRLVGVWPRDDRRSRALFTKLRDAYVKARYSKHYNISAEELEWLASRIEALGGVVRQVCSEKIAELKRTAGVIG; from the coding sequence ATGAAAACCGATCTTTCTCACCTCCCGCACGCGAAGCAGCGCGAACTCGGTCACATCGTCCAATTCCTGTTCGAAGAATTCGCGGATGCCATTGTGATGGCCGAGGGCAAGCGTAAGGCCGGTCGCATTCTGAAGATCATCCTCTTCGGATCGCACGCACGGGGCGATTGGGTGAATGAACCGCATACGGCGAAGGGCTATGTCTCGGATTACGACCTTCTGGTGATCGTCAATCAGCAGGAGCTCGCCGACCTCGATCTTTGGCACAATGCTGAGGAGCGGCTGATCCGGGAAACACAGGTGACTAAGGTTCTGCGAACGCCAGCGAATTTCATCGTGCATAGCCTGAAGCAGGTGAACGACGCGCTGGCGCAGGGCCGGTTCTTCTTTATGGATATCGCCCGAGATGGCATTGCGCTTTATCAGTCCAGCGAGACTGAGCTTCATCAACCTAAGCCGCAGGATCCAATGGAAGCATTGGAGATGGCGCAGGAATATTTCGAGACATGGTTCTCATCGGCAATGCAGCGCTACGAACTGGGTAAGCATGCGGTGCAGCGAGAGTTTTTCAAGCCGGCTGCATTCGAGTTTCATCAAGCGGTAGAGAGCCTTTACCACTGCGTCCTTTTGGTTTTAACTTTCTACACTCCTCATCGGCATAACATCGCTTTCCTGCGATCGCTTGCAGACAAGTTGGATAGCCGATTGGTCGGGGTTTGGCCGCGTGATGACCGGCGAAGCCGTGCGCTCTTCACGAAGCTCCGGGACGCTTACGTGAAGGCTCGCTATTCGAAACATTACAACATCTCGGCTGAAGAATTGGAATGGCTTGCGAGCCGGATCGAGGCGCTGGGTGGTGTTGTGCGCCAAGTTTGCTCGGAAAAGATTGCGGAGCTCAAGCGAACCGCTGGTGTGATTGGCTAG
- a CDS encoding sigma factor-like helix-turn-helix DNA-binding protein, which produces MSQESATALLCAARDLIARIRSWRVTATDRSAAAELLDSIDRVLNDQNMTVGTEDMVEIVRAQWRDLPEVEIDSDAVTRHDQRASWVRAWLLAQPARAPIDPERFREALGSLPIMAREVYRLHRIDGQSLAETGRQLGLDPATTEVQLFEAQGTARTASFEAIG; this is translated from the coding sequence ATGTCGCAGGAATCGGCAACAGCGCTGCTGTGCGCAGCGCGGGACCTTATCGCTCGCATCCGCTCCTGGCGCGTGACGGCGACAGACAGGAGCGCAGCTGCAGAGCTGCTGGACAGCATCGACCGGGTCCTGAACGACCAAAATATGACGGTTGGCACAGAAGATATGGTCGAGATTGTTCGCGCGCAGTGGCGGGATCTGCCGGAAGTCGAGATCGACAGCGATGCCGTGACGCGACACGATCAGCGCGCTTCGTGGGTGCGTGCCTGGCTTCTCGCCCAACCGGCACGTGCCCCGATCGATCCCGAGCGATTTCGCGAAGCGCTCGGCTCGCTGCCGATTATGGCGCGCGAGGTCTATCGCCTCCATCGCATCGATGGGCAAAGCTTGGCTGAGACGGGCAGGCAGCTTGGTCTCGATCCGGCCACTACGGAGGTGCAGCTGTTTGAGGCTCAGGGGACTGCACGAACGGCTTCATTCGAAGCGATAGGGTGA